GACAATGATCAGCAAGAAATATCGCTTCAGATAGTGGTTTGACAATTGAAAGTACTTTTGATACCAAAATGCATATCATATTTATAGTAGCCTAGCATCTGTCGCGTCTAACAGCTGATGAGAGAATACCAGCTGTAAACTAGTCGTGAGATGAGGTCTAAATATTAAAGCCTGCCTTCCAGTGGTAAGAGAACTGTACTGGATGGCCCTAAACTGGGGTTTACATATTCAAAAATAGTAGGAAGAGGTCTTGGGGCAGTGAAAAAATGCGGGGCATCTTGACTATCAGTAATATTGCCAAAGGCATCGAAATTACTATCTAGTTATCCTGCATCGGGAACTAAAAAATGATGGCCGTGTACTTTACACTATCTAGCTTGATCATGATCATGCAAAATAATTGAACATACAAGAATTGATTTAGACCACGATGAAAAATTTTAGAAGATCCTTTCTTTATGTTTTGGAGAGGCTCCAGGAAGCTCCTTTAAGCTTTTTCTCTAACCTATTGAGATGGTGATTTGTTCTTTTGGAAACTGACTTCTTGGCTAGGTTTACATCTCCATGTCATTTAATGATGTCAGAATCTATGTATCATTCATTGTTAGGATTACACACAGCTGCATACGGCAGATTTATGGAACAATAAGTCATTATCAACAATTTAGTAATTGTCCATCATAATCGACTTCGGGCATGGCTGTTGGTTTGATCATGTGAAAGCATTGGCTGATAAGCCATCTATATAAGCTAATTGTTTTTATGAAGGTGTTCggtaaaaattaattgttagctGTTGCAAAGTGGAtaaaaagccaaaagccaattGTTAGTTGTGccatttatcaaacactttttttCACTGTGCCTATTTGACAAATCAAAAAGCCAATGAAAAAACCATTTaccaaacaaccctaatttGGCAGGAAAAAGGATTGCGAGGAAACATCAAAATGATAGCTTAGTAGTTAGTTGACTTACAGGAGGCTTCTCTCCCCTCCTCAACATCTCAACTATTTCCACTACGCGTTTTGGAGTAACATCCTCCTGCATTTCACAGAGAGCACAGACGATGGAAAAAATTTCTTAACCAACTATTTTAATCTGCGAGTGAGAAATGCAATAACATAAATCAAGGCTTACATAGTAATTGTAGGTATATCCTTCAGACCCATTGGAGTAATCAGCCACAGTAATCATAGGAGCATTCACACAGCATCCCTGTCAATACAACACATTTTCTGTAACGCTTAAAAGATGAcctaaaagaataaaaaaaactgCAACATGTAGTTAATGACAGTAGTTTCACCATGCACTCCATTTCTCCAACAGAGAATAAACCATCCTTAGTCACCTCTGCGATCACAAAACAAAAGATAACAATGTCACAGTCCTAATTCCATTGTAAAACCTTGTGTAAATAGTTAAGAAAAAGGATCACTACACTTGACTCACCATTTCGCTTCACCCCTAGGTGTTTCaacaaagcatcttcaatatctCGTGAGCCACGGATCATACaaggggttgttccacaaaccAAAAGATGATATTTTCCCACctgaaattgataaaaatggTTTTGACCTCTGAGAATACAAGGCAAAAATCAGACAAAAGTAATCGGGAATCAATCATGAACATCAGACCTTGGCCCGGTTGAACATCGAGTAGAAAGTTGCAACCTCATATACACGGATAGGAGCAACTTCAATTATCCTTGCCACCTGCATAAGTCTCAACATATTATATTCAAGGAAATTTACTGTTTTAATAATTTGTGCAAACGAAAGAGACACATTACTCATTCCAACAAATCTCTTCTATGTTTGTCCACTccacataaaaaaaatgatattcttTCCAAAAAGGCACATAAAGAATTCACCTAGTCATAAACCAGGAGGTTGCAGAAAAGCCTGGTAAAATATCAATTCCTATCAGAAAGTAAAAAACATGTGTAGTATTATTTATACTGTTACACAGTTGATGAATTTGCAAattaatcaacaaggattaatactAATTTATAATGGGGTTCGGTTAATGATCAGAGCCTCAATTATCATCAATCCTAAAaatcatgttttttttatcttaaataaaaacaaaggatCGATGGCAACTTGACTAAAAAAATCCTCATTAGCAGCCTAGTTTCTCATCTAATTACTTTGTACCACTCATATCCAATGCATTTCTAACACCTCAAATAGAAATGTCGGTGGCTTCAACTTAGAAAGAAACAGTTAGGAAAAACAACTTAAAATCTAACAACTATTAATCCTAgtccctatcaactttcaaatgTAAGATGCTCAATTTTCAGATGAACAATTGAAcacttttctttctctttttggtTATAATAAATACTAgagaaatatattaatataatttaagtaTACCCCATACCTCATTCATTGAAGAAACAGTAAGCCAACCGCCATGCTGTTGTTGAGCAAGATCCAACAAAGGAATGACAGCAGACTGCTTGTAGTTGGATGGGTAATGAGATAATATCTCCTTCACCTACAAAAATAGAGGAAAATTTGAAAGAGGTCGGATATATAGCTTGATTACCACAAATATCACAAATCCTTTTCTGAAGACTTGCCAAAAATTTAGCATAAGAACATCTACAATCAATACTTTCATATAATCTCATTTCAAGATAGCAACTAGCAAAAAATTACAATGCTAATCTCTCATTCTCACTACTCGCATTTTGAAAATTAACAATATAAAGTGTTCATCAACATTAAGTCTAACAACTAAGAGTGTACTATAAATCAAATGTAAATGAGCAGATACTGAGGAACAATTTGACAGAACAATAATCCTATGTTAAAGCTAAGAATCTAAGATGcattaaaatattcaattttaaaaggCATGCCAATTGTAGATGAAGTATGACACATCAGCCAAAAATTTTCCATGTATAGATGCTTGTTCAAGATACTACTAAGGTTTAACTATGCAATAGGGAACTGGACAAAGAATTGCAAAATGCAAGTAGTAAAATTCAGAAACAGTAATCTAAAAGTACATATAATTAACAAGATCAACAATATAAAGATCGATTAAATGAAAAAACTACTTCATCATGCGCACCTAACCTAGAGATTAAGCTCTATCTTCTATATACGCAGCCACTGAGATAGAAGGAAGATCCATGTCACACTATAAAGAAGCCGCCATTAGCTGGAGAAAGGAGCGATGATAGAACTGGGTTTGGGGACTCGTGAGGAATGCTGGAAGAAAAGGTTATCTGGGACTCCCATTAGTCTCACGCCATATATCTTGGGCTAGCCTTAGACTGACAAAAGCAAGTAATTCATTCTTTTCACCACGTGACAATTTGGtacaaaaaaatttcttcatctCGGGGAAAGTCTCCATTATCGCTTGGGTACGAGAGGTTGATATTGAGTTACTCTGCTGTTATGTTAAAGTGACGGTTCTATCTTAACAATTAATGGAATTTTATGCTAATTTCGAGCCCCTTTATCCCCACAAAGCCCCTTCAGCCCCTCCAAGGGTTGTTCAATAGTCATATATAGAAGTTGAAGTTTTTCTAACACTAATACAGGGATAGCTCAAATTTGCGCTGTGTTCTAGAGATGATGGCAGTCATGAAAGTTTAAGTTACGAAGCAGTATCCGTAAAGGACAGCCTACTTTGTACTACCTTCCTAAAGATAAAGCAAAAAGATGCTAAATTCCCAGTTTATAAAGTTTCATCA
This Amaranthus tricolor cultivar Red isolate AtriRed21 chromosome 13, ASM2621246v1, whole genome shotgun sequence DNA region includes the following protein-coding sequences:
- the LOC130798566 gene encoding NADH dehydrogenase [ubiquinone] flavoprotein 2, mitochondrial, with amino-acid sequence MFARRAAQRLLEIRQVFRQSPQASRSFSTALNYHLDTPDNNPNIEWKFSKSNQEKVKEILSHYPSNYKQSAVIPLLDLAQQQHGGWLTVSSMNEVARIIEVAPIRVYEVATFYSMFNRAKVGKYHLLVCGTTPCMIRGSRDIEDALLKHLGVKRNEVTKDGLFSVGEMECMGCCVNAPMITVADYSNGSEGYTYNYYEDVTPKRVVEIVEMLRRGEKPPPGTQNPNRCKSGPEGGNTTLLGEPKPPPCRDLDAC